The following coding sequences are from one Planctomycetaceae bacterium window:
- a CDS encoding SdpI family protein — translation MSEILLSIFFFVVCDLIFVAISIPLLLEKIGPNQWYGFRVEKTLDNREIWFKANKYMAKAFIVMGCIQIIYNIVLVILKTSDPFYIITGNLFFLTGGTLIVILASFLYLWKL, via the coding sequence ATGTCTGAAATATTACTATCAATTTTCTTTTTTGTTGTTTGTGATTTGATCTTTGTCGCCATTTCAATTCCGCTCTTATTGGAAAAAATTGGGCCGAATCAATGGTATGGATTTAGAGTAGAAAAAACTTTGGACAATCGCGAAATTTGGTTCAAAGCAAACAAATATATGGCGAAAGCTTTCATCGTCATGGGCTGCATACAAATTATTTACAATATTGTTCTTGTAATATTAAAAACATCGGACCCTTTTTATATAATCACAGGAAACCTGTTTTTTCTCACCGGTGGAACACTAATTGTAATCCTCGCTTCTTTTCTTTATCTTTGGAAACTATAA
- a CDS encoding DUF2089 domain-containing protein encodes MKKLPSICPACESPLNIKRLSCQKCDTEIEGSFELPPLAKMTIEEQEFILQFVKCSGSLKEMANLQNLSYPTVRNYLDGIIEHIKNSANKGDNNGK; translated from the coding sequence ATGAAAAAACTACCATCAATATGTCCGGCGTGCGAAAGTCCACTCAATATCAAAAGATTGTCGTGCCAGAAATGCGATACCGAAATCGAAGGTTCTTTTGAACTGCCGCCTTTGGCGAAAATGACAATTGAAGAACAGGAGTTTATTCTGCAATTTGTAAAATGCAGCGGGTCACTGAAAGAAATGGCTAACCTGCAAAACTTGAGTTACCCCACGGTTAGAAATTATCTCGACGGTATTATCGAGCATATAAAAAATTCAGCCAATAAAGGTGATAACAATGGAAAATAA
- the pheT gene encoding phenylalanine--tRNA ligase subunit beta: MKTSLNWLKEYVSITETPQELAALLSGIGFNIESVEILADDAVIDVEVTSNRPDCLSHIGVAREIAAATGRELNLPKVKFEPVKKDIASIASVEIAEPKLCGRYTARIIEGVKVGASPSWMVKRLEAVGLRSVNNVVDATNYAMFETGQPPHAFDYAKIYQGKIIVRLAKQNEKITSIDGSNCVLQPDMLVITDPTGPVAVAGVMGGIDTEVSMSTTTILLEEASFNPVVTRKTSRALNLPSEAAYRFGRGVDIEQIDWASQRTAQLIVAVAGGKIVEGVVDVYPAKVENNIMVSMRFARVKKVLGIEIPQQTIFDILRGLCFSPQKPENDKVLCTIPTWRGDVSREIDLIEEVGRIYGYDKVNTTQKINIEVAPVDKRQQVVAKTGGYLNSCGFYESITPGFNSEAVAKLIAPNATDTHLTVRDENSKTANMLRSTLIGSLLEVFSRNVHAGNKNIRMYELANVFAKTPDGKHIEHTSLAAVCDGDFRIIRGAIEGAIKNISASANVSFEPAEVFWAKTGAKILVNGNAFGFAGIIKDQILSGFDIKITNVCGAEINFNMLLDLQAEQIKAKPLPKFPSIVRDLSLIVDEPVQWSKIQEIVASKAPAELEIMNFVGIYRGKPIVQGKKSVTLSLVFRDEDGTLKHEIVDGWQKDIVAALASAVGAELRVA, from the coding sequence ATGAAGACATCCTTAAACTGGCTTAAAGAATACGTTTCAATAACAGAAACTCCGCAGGAACTGGCCGCGCTTTTGAGCGGCATCGGCTTTAACATCGAAAGCGTCGAAATCCTCGCTGACGATGCCGTAATCGACGTCGAAGTAACGAGCAATCGGCCGGACTGTTTGAGTCATATCGGCGTTGCGCGAGAAATCGCCGCCGCGACAGGCCGTGAACTAAACCTGCCTAAAGTTAAATTTGAGCCGGTGAAAAAGGATATCGCTTCAATAGCAAGCGTCGAAATCGCAGAGCCGAAACTCTGCGGCCGATACACCGCACGAATCATTGAAGGCGTAAAAGTCGGCGCGAGTCCTTCGTGGATGGTAAAACGTCTGGAAGCTGTCGGCCTCCGCAGCGTAAACAACGTCGTTGACGCGACAAACTACGCAATGTTCGAAACCGGCCAGCCGCCGCACGCTTTTGACTACGCAAAAATCTATCAGGGCAAAATCATTGTCCGTCTGGCAAAGCAAAACGAAAAAATCACCAGCATCGACGGCTCAAATTGCGTTTTGCAGCCGGACATGCTCGTTATAACAGACCCAACCGGCCCGGTCGCCGTCGCAGGCGTTATGGGCGGCATCGATACCGAAGTCAGCATGAGCACAACAACCATCCTGCTCGAAGAAGCGTCATTCAATCCGGTCGTTACAAGAAAAACATCACGCGCACTGAACCTGCCAAGCGAAGCGGCATACAGATTCGGCCGCGGCGTTGACATCGAACAAATCGATTGGGCTTCGCAGCGAACGGCACAACTAATCGTCGCAGTCGCAGGCGGAAAAATCGTCGAAGGTGTTGTCGATGTTTACCCGGCTAAAGTCGAAAACAATATAATGGTTTCAATGCGGTTTGCCAGAGTTAAAAAAGTTCTCGGCATCGAAATTCCGCAGCAGACTATTTTCGACATCCTTCGCGGCCTGTGTTTCAGTCCGCAAAAACCGGAAAATGATAAAGTCCTCTGCACAATCCCGACCTGGCGCGGCGATGTTTCAAGAGAAATTGACTTAATCGAAGAAGTCGGCCGCATCTACGGCTACGATAAAGTCAACACAACGCAGAAAATAAATATCGAAGTCGCACCGGTTGACAAACGTCAGCAGGTTGTCGCCAAGACCGGCGGTTATCTTAATAGCTGTGGCTTCTACGAATCGATAACCCCCGGCTTCAACAGTGAAGCGGTTGCAAAATTGATTGCACCGAACGCGACAGATACGCATTTGACAGTCCGCGACGAAAACAGCAAGACCGCGAATATGCTCCGCAGCACCCTGATTGGCTCACTTTTAGAAGTCTTCAGCAGAAACGTACACGCAGGAAATAAAAATATCAGAATGTACGAACTGGCGAACGTATTCGCGAAAACCCCAGACGGCAAACACATCGAGCATACTTCGCTGGCGGCAGTTTGTGATGGCGATTTCAGAATTATTCGCGGCGCAATCGAAGGCGCGATTAAAAATATTTCAGCTTCGGCCAATGTTTCATTCGAACCGGCAGAAGTTTTTTGGGCAAAGACCGGCGCGAAAATTTTGGTCAACGGAAATGCGTTTGGTTTTGCCGGCATTATCAAAGACCAGATTTTGTCGGGTTTTGATATTAAGATTACAAATGTTTGCGGTGCGGAGATTAATTTCAATATGCTGCTCGATTTACAGGCAGAGCAGATAAAGGCAAAACCGCTTCCGAAATTCCCATCTATCGTCCGTGATTTGTCGCTGATAGTTGATGAGCCTGTTCAATGGTCGAAGATTCAGGAAATCGTCGCATCGAAAGCACCGGCCGAACTTGAGATAATGAATTTCGTCGGCATTTACAGAGGCAAACCGATTGTGCAGGGCAAGAAGAGCGTTACGCTTTCGCTTGTTTTCCGCGATGAAGACGGAACATTGAAACACGAGATAGTTGATGGCTGGCAAAAAGATATTGTTGCCGCCCTTGCGTCAGCGGTCGGAGCAGAGTTAAGAGTCGCTTAA
- a CDS encoding transposase, translated as MARPLRRTPAGYAYHVFNRANARVPIFVDEKDYACFEKLIVEAVEKFDMRVCTYCIMPNHWHLVLWPKENDSLSEFVGWLTMTHTKRWHKDHQTNGYGHLYQGRFKAFPVQNDSHFLTLCRYVERNPVNSGLVGNAQDWRWSAMWHRCNGGKSNMLPYSDWPVIIPDGWLGLVNQSLSEKEVLEIRRCFDRSRPFGEIAWMQKTASSLGLESAIQPKGRPKKMTPGTVSVRR; from the coding sequence ATGGCAAGACCATTAAGAAGAACGCCGGCAGGTTACGCGTACCATGTTTTCAACAGGGCTAATGCTCGTGTCCCCATTTTCGTTGACGAAAAAGATTATGCCTGCTTCGAAAAACTCATCGTAGAAGCTGTTGAAAAATTTGATATGCGAGTGTGTACATATTGCATAATGCCGAATCATTGGCATCTTGTGCTGTGGCCTAAAGAAAACGATTCGCTTTCGGAATTTGTCGGCTGGCTTACTATGACACATACAAAGAGATGGCATAAAGACCATCAGACCAATGGATACGGACATTTATATCAGGGGCGTTTCAAAGCATTTCCGGTTCAGAATGATTCGCACTTTTTAACACTGTGCAGATATGTCGAGCGTAATCCTGTGAACAGTGGTCTTGTAGGGAACGCACAGGATTGGAGATGGTCTGCGATGTGGCATCGTTGCAATGGTGGCAAAAGCAATATGTTACCGTATTCTGACTGGCCGGTAATTATTCCGGATGGTTGGCTGGGTTTAGTAAATCAAAGTCTTAGCGAAAAAGAGGTTTTAGAGATTCGGCGATGTTTTGATCGCAGCCGGCCTTTTGGTGAAATTGCCTGGATGCAAAAGACGGCTTCTTCACTTGGTTTGGAATCTGCTATCCAGCCTAAGGGCAGACCTAAAAAAATGACTCCTGGCACCGTTTCTGTCCGCAGATAA
- a CDS encoding sodium/solute symporter (Members of the Solute:Sodium Symporter (SSS), TC 2.A.21 as described in tcdb.org, catalyze solute:Na+ symport. Known solutes for members of the family include sugars, amino acids, nucleosides, inositols, vitamins, urea or anions, depending on the system.) gives MTASIVLLSVFLLGMVAIGIWGMKKTATLNDFFLGGRSVGPWMTAFAYGTTYFSAVIFIGFAGKIGWGFGLKGLAIAIGNAFIGTTLAWLVLARRARRMTQNLDAMTMPEFLQERFGSKYIKMFAALIIFVFLIPYSASVFKGLGYLFEKNFNIQFDTALLIMVAITGLYLVLGGYFAVTLTDFVQGIIMLFGATIMVILLSNKAAEISGTGAFTAATDRYNQWLSTVPPEKQPSMFALGALVFMTSFGVWGMPQMVQKFYAIKNEQVINKAALITTIFAVIISFVAYYTGALAHVFYDKPPMGANGPDFDRIIPELLTSYLPSGLMAVILLLILSASMSTLSSLVLVSASAVAIDLYKGHVNPNISKKNSLLMMRFLSAVFIAISYYVARHQLAFIVELMALSWGAVAGAFMAPFFYGLYWKRATHASVVVGMITAIAINTILYYQYGPKNSPIAASIAMIVPFIIIPVVSAFTKPPKNAIIEKAFA, from the coding sequence ATGACTGCGAGTATTGTTCTTCTATCAGTTTTTCTACTGGGTATGGTGGCTATCGGTATATGGGGGATGAAAAAGACGGCAACTCTTAACGATTTTTTTCTTGGCGGCAGGTCGGTTGGGCCGTGGATGACGGCGTTTGCCTATGGCACAACTTACTTCAGCGCAGTTATTTTTATTGGTTTTGCCGGAAAAATTGGCTGGGGTTTCGGTCTCAAAGGTCTGGCTATCGCAATCGGCAACGCGTTTATCGGAACAACTTTGGCCTGGTTGGTTCTCGCCAGAAGGGCAAGAAGAATGACGCAGAATCTCGACGCGATGACAATGCCGGAGTTTTTGCAGGAAAGATTCGGCAGCAAATACATAAAAATGTTCGCCGCTCTGATAATTTTTGTTTTCCTGATTCCATATTCGGCTTCAGTTTTCAAAGGGCTGGGTTATTTATTCGAGAAAAATTTTAATATTCAATTCGATACCGCACTTTTAATTATGGTTGCGATTACCGGTTTGTATCTCGTTCTCGGCGGATATTTCGCGGTAACGCTGACCGATTTCGTGCAGGGTATTATAATGCTTTTCGGCGCTACTATAATGGTGATTCTGCTCTCTAATAAAGCGGCGGAAATTTCCGGCACAGGCGCGTTTACCGCGGCAACGGACAGATACAATCAATGGCTAAGCACAGTGCCGCCCGAAAAACAGCCGAGTATGTTCGCTTTGGGTGCGCTTGTATTTATGACATCGTTCGGCGTTTGGGGTATGCCGCAGATGGTTCAGAAATTCTACGCAATCAAAAATGAACAAGTGATAAACAAGGCAGCGTTGATTACAACGATTTTCGCGGTAATCATTTCTTTCGTCGCATATTACACCGGCGCGTTAGCTCACGTTTTCTACGATAAGCCGCCGATGGGAGCCAACGGCCCTGACTTCGACAGAATTATTCCGGAACTGCTGACGAGCTATCTACCAAGCGGATTGATGGCGGTTATACTGCTGCTGATTCTTTCTGCGTCGATGAGTACGCTTTCGTCGCTGGTGCTTGTCTCGGCGTCCGCCGTCGCGATTGACCTTTACAAGGGACACGTCAATCCGAATATATCAAAAAAGAATTCGCTGCTTATGATGAGATTTTTGAGTGCGGTGTTTATCGCGATTTCATATTATGTCGCCCGGCATCAGCTTGCGTTTATTGTTGAACTGATGGCGCTTTCGTGGGGTGCGGTGGCAGGTGCGTTTATGGCCCCGTTCTTTTATGGACTATATTGGAAACGCGCAACGCATGCAAGCGTGGTTGTTGGAATGATTACAGCTATCGCGATAAATACGATTTTATACTATCAGTATGGTCCGAAGAATTCTCCAATTGCTGCGAGCATCGCAATGATTGTACCGTTCATTATAATACCGGTGGTTAGCGCTTTCACAAAACCGCCAAAGAACGCGATTATCGAAAAAGCATTTGCATAA
- the groL gene encoding chaperonin GroEL (60 kDa chaperone family; promotes refolding of misfolded polypeptides especially under stressful conditions; forms two stacked rings of heptamers to form a barrel-shaped 14mer; ends can be capped by GroES; misfolded proteins enter the barrel where they are refolded when GroES binds), with translation MAAKKIAYNTEAREAIRQGIRKLAAAVKVTLGPCGRNVVLEKSYGSPTVTKDGVSVAKEIELEDSYENMGAQMVKEVASKTSSVAGDGTTTATILAEAIFEEGLKNITAGANPMQVKRGIDLAVEKIIDELKKMSIKVESSKQVEQVATCSANHDATIGKTMAQAMEKVGKDGVITVEEGQSLETVVELVEGMQFDKGYVSPHFVNHYDDMTCVLEKPYILINEKKITSIKSLVPLLEKVAKAGRPLLIIAEDIEGEALATLVVNKLRGILQCAAVKAPGFGDRRKAMLGDIGVLTGGEPIFEDLGIDLEHIELSQLGQAKRVTIDKENTTIVEGAGSTGEIKGRIEQIRREIETTTSDYDIEKLQERLAKLSGGVAQINVGAATEAEMKEKKARVEDALHACRAAVEEGILPGGGVSMLRALKALDKVKAKDDEKIGIDIVRRAVVAPIKQIALNAGLDGSIIAQKVMESTEPNFGYDAMRKEYGNMIEFGVIVPTKVERTALQNGASIASLLLTTDAIVSEIAEKKENPPTMPQHGGGMY, from the coding sequence ATGGCAGCAAAAAAAATAGCATACAATACCGAGGCTCGCGAAGCCATCCGTCAGGGCATTAGAAAACTTGCCGCTGCGGTTAAGGTTACGCTTGGTCCCTGCGGAAGAAACGTAGTCCTCGAAAAATCTTACGGCTCACCAACCGTTACAAAAGACGGCGTGTCAGTCGCGAAGGAAATCGAGCTTGAAGATTCTTATGAGAATATGGGCGCACAGATGGTTAAGGAAGTCGCAAGCAAGACAAGTTCAGTCGCAGGCGACGGCACAACCACAGCGACAATTCTCGCAGAAGCGATTTTCGAAGAAGGCCTGAAAAATATCACAGCCGGCGCAAATCCGATGCAGGTTAAACGCGGCATTGATTTGGCTGTTGAGAAAATCATCGATGAACTCAAGAAGATGAGCATAAAGGTCGAATCCAGCAAACAGGTTGAACAGGTCGCTACCTGCTCGGCAAATCACGATGCCACAATAGGCAAGACGATGGCACAGGCAATGGAAAAGGTCGGCAAAGACGGCGTTATCACCGTTGAAGAAGGCCAGAGCCTTGAGACAGTTGTCGAACTCGTCGAAGGTATGCAGTTCGATAAAGGTTATGTCAGTCCGCACTTTGTCAATCACTACGACGATATGACCTGCGTTCTCGAAAAACCGTACATCCTGATTAACGAAAAGAAAATCACTTCGATTAAATCGCTCGTTCCGCTTCTTGAGAAAGTCGCAAAAGCCGGCCGTCCTCTGCTGATAATCGCGGAAGACATTGAAGGCGAAGCGCTCGCTACATTAGTCGTAAACAAACTCCGCGGCATTCTCCAGTGCGCAGCGGTTAAAGCTCCGGGCTTCGGCGACAGACGCAAAGCAATGCTCGGCGATATCGGCGTTCTCACAGGCGGCGAACCGATTTTTGAAGATCTCGGCATCGACCTCGAGCACATCGAGCTTTCACAACTCGGCCAGGCCAAACGCGTTACAATCGACAAGGAAAACACAACCATCGTCGAAGGCGCAGGCAGCACGGGCGAAATCAAAGGCAGAATCGAACAGATTAGACGCGAAATCGAAACCACAACAAGTGATTATGATATCGAAAAGCTTCAGGAAAGACTTGCGAAACTTTCAGGCGGCGTAGCGCAGATTAACGTTGGCGCTGCGACAGAAGCTGAAATGAAAGAGAAAAAAGCACGTGTTGAAGACGCGCTTCACGCATGCAGAGCGGCCGTTGAAGAAGGCATCCTCCCAGGCGGCGGCGTTTCAATGCTCCGTGCTTTGAAAGCTCTCGATAAGGTAAAAGCGAAAGACGATGAAAAGATTGGCATTGACATTGTACGACGTGCAGTTGTCGCTCCGATTAAGCAAATCGCCTTGAATGCAGGCCTTGACGGCTCTATCATCGCGCAGAAAGTTATGGAAAGCACAGAACCGAATTTCGGTTATGATGCCATGAGAAAAGAATACGGCAATATGATTGAGTTCGGCGTTATTGTTCCGACAAAAGTCGAACGTACCGCTTTACAGAATGGTGCTTCAATCGCATCGCTGCTTCTCACAACAGACGCTATCGTCAGTGAAATTGCTGAAAAGAAGGAAAATCCTCCAACAATGCCACAGCACGGCGGCGGAATGTACTAA
- a CDS encoding DUF4175 domain-containing protein has translation MWKYINSPIVIVILAISALFVFAGTMKPRLANEIRAAYEELNKIIENGASDAEKTKAIQQFAKEVATQMHNGFSDGFKPNTPQKENKDKIFVDTKPKLIISGIKKVKSEWQNGEKVIYSLKNESDKTISNLRVNFEYYKNGELIDCTNDWVSEVKILSPNETIALSHNRPLPKDPNGVLNSDEVKISVTTFDVKFDDLN, from the coding sequence ATGTGGAAATATATTAACAGTCCAATCGTAATTGTTATCCTTGCTATATCAGCGTTATTTGTCTTTGCAGGTACAATGAAACCAAGACTTGCCAATGAAATCAGAGCTGCTTATGAAGAATTGAACAAAATAATCGAGAATGGCGCCTCTGATGCGGAAAAGACAAAGGCGATTCAGCAGTTCGCCAAAGAGGTTGCAACTCAAATGCACAATGGATTTTCTGACGGCTTTAAACCTAATACCCCTCAAAAAGAAAATAAAGACAAAATTTTTGTCGATACAAAACCAAAATTAATTATCAGCGGAATAAAAAAGGTTAAATCCGAATGGCAAAACGGAGAAAAAGTAATTTACTCGCTTAAAAATGAATCCGACAAAACCATAAGCAATTTAAGAGTAAATTTTGAATATTATAAAAATGGCGAATTAATCGACTGTACGAATGATTGGGTAAGTGAAGTGAAAATTTTATCTCCGAATGAAACGATAGCACTTAGCCATAATAGGCCATTACCCAAAGATCCAAATGGCGTATTAAACTCTGATGAAGTGAAAATCAGCGTAACTACATTCGATGTAAAATTTGACGACCTTAATTAA
- a CDS encoding response regulator — protein MTIDSVKVLLNGFDWAWPQAVRQIFENRSVELLMVKRPDEALNVLQHRRVHTAIVDMDSKTLNGLSMIKIIRSSFPTLPCILLADEAEDKLLAAALELDVFSVMNKPVDIDLLQSQLNRLFVKRYDNYLFNS, from the coding sequence ATGACCATAGATAGCGTTAAAGTGTTGCTCAACGGTTTCGACTGGGCTTGGCCGCAGGCGGTCAGGCAGATTTTCGAGAACCGAAGCGTTGAATTACTAATGGTAAAGCGACCCGATGAGGCACTCAATGTTCTTCAGCATCGCAGAGTCCACACCGCTATCGTAGATATGGATTCCAAAACGCTCAACGGCTTGAGTATGATAAAAATTATTCGCAGCAGTTTTCCGACTCTGCCGTGCATTTTGCTCGCAGACGAAGCCGAAGACAAACTGCTGGCCGCCGCGCTGGAACTTGATGTGTTCAGCGTTATGAACAAGCCGGTGGATATAGATTTGCTTCAAAGTCAGTTAAATCGTCTTTTTGTAAAACGATATGATAATTACTTGTTTAATAGTTGA
- the groES gene encoding co-chaperone GroES: MKIRPLAAKVLVERIEAESKTAGGIVLPDSAKEKPQRGKIVSVGEGKMLDDGSRSEMQVKKGDEVLFTSYAGSEIKLDGKEYLIMEETEIMAVVEK, translated from the coding sequence ATGAAAATCAGACCATTAGCCGCAAAGGTGCTTGTCGAACGCATCGAGGCTGAAAGTAAAACCGCCGGCGGTATCGTATTGCCGGATTCAGCAAAAGAAAAACCACAAAGAGGAAAAATCGTTAGCGTTGGCGAAGGCAAAATGCTTGACGATGGCTCACGCAGCGAAATGCAGGTGAAGAAAGGCGATGAAGTGCTCTTCACAAGTTATGCCGGCTCGGAAATCAAACTCGACGGCAAAGAGTACCTCATTATGGAAGAAACAGAAATTATGGCAGTTGTTGAAAAATAA
- a CDS encoding DUF6141 family protein: MIETEIFSEEQKPSKWIRLIFSLDLFVFIGAIIFVIHYLHSQNKPIEPTMVIILALAGIIPFSISILIGMCKLETKVCANGLYVRFFPLHINFKKFPFEDINECYACEYKPIAEYGGWGIRYGKNGKAYNMKGNRGLQIVFKNGKKLLIGSQKSEELTAAINSAIKK, from the coding sequence ATGATTGAAACAGAAATTTTCAGTGAAGAACAAAAACCAAGTAAATGGATACGATTAATATTCTCGTTAGACTTATTTGTTTTCATTGGCGCCATTATATTTGTTATTCATTATCTGCATTCGCAAAACAAACCTATTGAGCCAACTATGGTAATCATTCTTGCTTTAGCGGGAATTATTCCGTTCTCAATATCCATATTAATAGGAATGTGCAAACTGGAGACAAAAGTCTGTGCTAACGGTTTGTATGTTCGCTTTTTTCCACTACACATAAATTTCAAAAAATTTCCTTTTGAAGATATTAACGAATGTTACGCTTGTGAGTACAAACCAATAGCGGAATACGGCGGATGGGGAATACGATATGGTAAAAACGGCAAGGCCTATAATATGAAAGGCAACAGAGGATTACAGATTGTTTTCAAAAACGGAAAAAAACTGCTTATCGGTTCACAAAAATCTGAAGAACTTACAGCAGCAATTAATTCAGCTATAAAAAAGTGA
- a CDS encoding type 1 glutamine amidotransferase, whose translation MRIHWLQHLPFEGLGSMGEYFKQKNIPSASTQFYLGQSLPSIDSFDWLIIMGGAMSANDDAKFPWLTEEKQFIKKAIDAGKVVIGVCLGAQLIAASLGAKIYRNKYKEIGWFDLIPTKDAQNTILANCFSQKMEAFHWHGDTFDLPKGAVHLASSEATKNQGFVINNRVFGFQFHLETTYEYAKALFDNFPDEIVKDKYIQNAEQVFSDLGKFEKINKVMTKILETIQKANM comes from the coding sequence ATGAGAATACATTGGTTACAACATTTACCGTTTGAAGGTTTGGGAAGTATGGGGGAATACTTTAAACAAAAAAATATTCCTTCGGCATCAACGCAATTTTATCTCGGCCAATCGTTGCCGAGCATCGACAGCTTTGACTGGCTCATTATTATGGGCGGCGCAATGAGCGCTAATGATGATGCAAAATTTCCCTGGCTGACTGAAGAAAAACAATTCATCAAAAAAGCAATCGATGCGGGAAAAGTTGTTATCGGCGTATGTCTCGGTGCGCAACTAATCGCGGCAAGTCTGGGCGCGAAAATCTATCGCAATAAATATAAGGAAATCGGCTGGTTCGATTTAATACCGACAAAAGATGCTCAAAATACAATTCTGGCAAATTGCTTTTCACAAAAAATGGAAGCTTTTCACTGGCACGGCGACACATTCGATTTGCCAAAAGGTGCGGTTCATCTGGCATCAAGCGAAGCGACAAAAAATCAGGGCTTTGTTATAAATAACAGAGTTTTCGGTTTTCAATTTCATCTGGAGACAACGTATGAATACGCGAAAGCCCTGTTTGATAATTTTCCTGATGAGATTGTGAAAGATAAATATATTCAAAACGCCGAGCAGGTGTTTTCGGATTTAGGGAAGTTTGAAAAGATTAATAAAGTGATGACGAAGATTTTAGAAACAATTCAAAAAGCAAATATGTAG
- the prmC gene encoding peptide chain release factor N(5)-glutamine methyltransferase, whose product MEQWTTKKLLDWMTGHFTDKKIDSPRLTAELLLSNVLNMQRIELYMNFDKEVERLNLEKLRGLVKRCLNNEPVQYLTGRTEFYSISLKVSPACLIPRPETELLVERAIEFLRTRIAPQYVCDLCTGSGCIAVAIAKNYPEAKVIATDICDNALKIAAENIAKYNLTEKIHLLHGDLFKPIIDRLDVKEFDLITCNPPYISHPELEKLEPKVKNHEPQLALNGGPDGLDIYRRITAEVGTHLKKDGLLLLEIGYLQGPAVRQLLEDTKIFGQIKVEKDLSNNDRIVSAVKIG is encoded by the coding sequence ATGGAACAATGGACAACTAAAAAATTACTCGACTGGATGACCGGTCACTTCACGGACAAGAAAATCGATTCGCCCAGACTCACCGCTGAATTGCTGCTGTCAAATGTTCTGAATATGCAGCGAATCGAACTGTATATGAACTTCGACAAGGAAGTCGAAAGGCTGAATCTCGAAAAACTTCGCGGCCTTGTCAAACGCTGCCTCAACAACGAACCAGTCCAATATCTGACCGGCAGAACAGAATTTTATTCCATCTCGCTAAAAGTCTCCCCCGCCTGCCTGATACCGCGACCGGAAACTGAACTGCTCGTCGAGCGTGCAATCGAATTTCTGCGCACGCGAATCGCCCCGCAATACGTCTGCGATTTGTGCACAGGTAGCGGATGTATCGCCGTTGCAATCGCAAAGAATTATCCCGAAGCGAAAGTTATCGCGACCGATATTTGCGATAACGCATTAAAAATCGCGGCTGAAAATATCGCTAAATACAATCTGACCGAAAAAATCCATCTCCTGCACGGCGATTTGTTTAAACCGATAATCGACCGGCTCGACGTCAAAGAATTTGATCTAATTACGTGCAATCCGCCGTATATCAGCCATCCGGAACTGGAAAAACTCGAGCCAAAGGTGAAAAATCACGAACCGCAGCTTGCCCTCAACGGCGGGCCGGACGGGCTGGACATTTACCGTCGAATTACCGCCGAAGTGGGCACACATTTGAAAAAAGACGGGCTTTTATTGCTCGAAATCGGCTATCTTCAAGGCCCGGCGGTCAGACAACTGCTCGAAGATACAAAAATCTTCGGCCAAATCAAGGTCGAAAAAGACCTTTCCAATAACGACAGAATCGTCTCGGCCGTCAAAATTGGTTAG